In Sphingobacterium zeae, one genomic interval encodes:
- a CDS encoding nucleotide sugar dehydrogenase — MKEIKKIACIGAGYVGGPTMSVIAQKNPNVQVTVVDLNQARIDAWNDTDLDNLPVYEPGLDAVVAEARGRNLFFSTDVDKAIDEADMIFISVNTPTKTYGKGKGQAADLKYIELCARQIASVAKNDKIVVEKSTLPVRTAAALKSILDNTGNGVNFHILSNPEFLAEGTAVTDLHNPDRVLIGGEDAEAVQALVDVYAEWVPRERILTTNLWSSELSKLVANAFLAQRVSSINAISELCEVTGANVDEVSRAIGHDSRIGPKFLKASVGFGGSCFQKDILNLVYIARTYNLTAVADYWEQVITLNDHQKARFAQHIIKTMYNTVNGKKIAFLGWAFKKDTNDTRESAAIYVADHLLEEEAHVVVYDPKVSAEQIYKDLDYLGTRSAEENRRLVTVVNDPYEAIADAHATAILTEWDEFKSYDWGRIKQEMKKPAFVFDGRKLLDRKELDALGFDYYAIGE, encoded by the coding sequence ATGAAAGAAATTAAGAAAATAGCCTGTATTGGTGCAGGTTATGTAGGGGGACCTACCATGTCGGTCATTGCACAGAAAAATCCCAATGTGCAGGTTACAGTAGTTGATCTCAATCAGGCGCGCATTGATGCCTGGAATGATACCGATCTGGACAATCTTCCCGTTTATGAGCCAGGTCTTGATGCTGTCGTTGCAGAAGCACGAGGACGTAACCTTTTCTTTTCTACCGATGTTGACAAAGCCATCGATGAGGCTGATATGATTTTTATTTCTGTCAATACACCGACCAAAACTTACGGTAAGGGCAAAGGTCAGGCAGCCGATTTAAAGTATATTGAATTATGTGCGCGTCAGATTGCTTCGGTCGCTAAAAATGACAAAATTGTTGTTGAAAAGTCGACATTGCCGGTTCGTACTGCTGCGGCATTGAAAAGTATTTTGGACAATACCGGTAACGGAGTTAATTTCCATATCTTATCCAACCCAGAGTTTTTGGCCGAAGGTACTGCGGTCACGGATTTGCACAACCCAGATCGCGTTCTTATTGGGGGAGAAGATGCAGAAGCGGTACAGGCTTTGGTGGATGTATATGCCGAATGGGTTCCGCGTGAGCGCATCTTGACAACCAATCTATGGTCATCCGAGCTTTCGAAGCTTGTGGCCAATGCATTTTTAGCACAACGTGTATCATCGATTAATGCCATTTCAGAGTTGTGCGAGGTTACTGGAGCTAATGTGGATGAAGTATCCCGAGCTATTGGTCATGATAGCCGTATTGGGCCTAAGTTTTTAAAAGCTTCTGTCGGTTTTGGTGGTTCTTGCTTCCAAAAGGACATTTTGAATCTTGTTTATATTGCACGTACCTATAATTTAACGGCCGTGGCTGATTATTGGGAGCAGGTCATTACATTGAACGATCATCAGAAAGCACGTTTTGCACAGCATATCATTAAGACCATGTACAATACTGTAAATGGTAAAAAGATTGCGTTTTTGGGATGGGCTTTTAAGAAAGACACCAACGATACCCGTGAATCTGCTGCCATTTATGTGGCCGACCATCTGTTAGAAGAAGAAGCGCATGTAGTTGTTTATGATCCTAAAGTTTCCGCGGAGCAGATTTATAAAGATCTTGATTATTTAGGCACGCGTTCGGCCGAAGAAAACCGCCGCCTGGTAACGGTTGTCAATGACCCTTATGAAGCGATTGCCGATGCACATGCCACAGCTATTTTGACCGAATGGGATGAGTTTAAATCCTATGATTGGGGCAGAATAAAACAAGAGATGAAAAAGCCAGCCTTTGTATTTGACGGTCGAAAGTTGTTGGATCGTAAAGAATTAGATGCTTTGGGTTTTGACTATTATGCCATCGGCGAATAA
- a CDS encoding ArsR family transcriptional regulator encodes MLDTLITSKTRLKLLIKFFVSAGNRGYLRGLADEFKESTNSIRKELNQLTEAGYLLREERDHRIFYQANIKHSLFSSLQGLIHSFLGIETFVDQILERAGDVHEVALMGDYAKGVDSGHIEVLVVGEQLNSAYLMQAAAKAGTILGKKVTVYTEVPKNVQGVIVLYQKVDTPV; translated from the coding sequence ATGTTGGATACCTTAATTACATCCAAGACACGTTTAAAGTTATTAATCAAATTTTTTGTTTCGGCAGGCAACCGGGGTTACCTACGGGGCTTGGCGGATGAGTTCAAAGAATCGACCAATTCAATTCGCAAGGAGTTGAATCAACTGACCGAAGCCGGTTATTTACTTCGCGAGGAGCGTGATCATCGGATATTTTATCAGGCTAATATCAAGCATTCGCTATTTTCGTCACTTCAGGGACTGATCCATAGCTTTTTGGGCATTGAAACCTTTGTGGATCAAATATTGGAGCGTGCCGGGGATGTTCATGAAGTAGCGCTGATGGGGGATTATGCCAAAGGAGTGGATTCGGGGCATATTGAAGTGCTTGTTGTTGGCGAGCAACTTAATTCAGCCTACTTAATGCAGGCTGCCGCCAAAGCTGGCACAATACTTGGTAAGAAGGTGACCGTGTATACAGAAGTACCTAAAAATGTACAAGGTGTTATCGTTCTCTATCAAAAAGTGGACACACCTGTTTAA
- a CDS encoding 7TM diverse intracellular signaling domain-containing protein encodes MKPNIIVTILLLLSIATIRFGREALVANNLAALKTCVANQSPIGITKENPAYTHPIYYSTHPDLFVPLNQIKRDVDQEKGIFWLKKQIYPSDSLSTGSYVLSFDYLTYVNLTVIDAKGEIAYRRRSGLFRKRYELAPQDGRDHFVLNLKAGTPYTLLLRVKHSKGYTPVYNFHLQTELNYVKKKQRSRIVHAFMEGAIIVLLLYMALAWMVSRYRPYIWIFLFLLSIGMYSVALQNFFVDFFFYNRPQLGWSTVSLFSRFAAISFYLLTIDFLQLRKLHTRYYKVACYIIAAIGLTALFTFVNNFYFVNYKQSNWVNITLGIIHMLYFSNLFISLWKKIDLMQRFLAYGSVFFVTGITAMVYCALTLQEQAIQYVSMLTQFFALCITMLLLIGIRLKLRKNELDYHRSTESIVLERTTELKKANNALYEQQIQLLQKNRYIETLIDEVNHRVKNNLQLLYSLGSLYKTGENHGVQHHRAIQSMQDRIHAMMLVNQLLVYNQNSQLKLKALVIETVDYLRQMHDPEKTVSINVDIEQDWFISTNTSIPLALIITELLTNSYKYAFPKGSISEPVISLRIVKQRFVTTMHVADNGVGAAEAVLSTSFGIGLVKDLTRQIKGTVTILQERGFQYIFEFNNMI; translated from the coding sequence ATGAAGCCAAATATTATTGTCACCATTCTGTTGCTGCTGAGCATAGCAACCATCCGCTTCGGAAGAGAGGCGCTGGTAGCCAATAATCTGGCAGCATTAAAGACTTGCGTGGCCAACCAATCGCCGATTGGCATTACCAAGGAAAATCCGGCATATACCCATCCAATATATTACTCCACCCATCCCGACCTCTTTGTCCCCCTGAACCAGATCAAAAGGGATGTCGATCAGGAAAAGGGCATTTTCTGGTTAAAAAAACAGATTTATCCTTCAGACAGCTTATCAACAGGGAGTTATGTCTTGTCTTTCGATTATCTGACCTATGTCAATCTTACGGTGATCGATGCCAAAGGGGAAATAGCGTATAGAAGAAGATCGGGCTTGTTCCGCAAACGCTACGAACTCGCGCCGCAGGATGGCCGTGATCATTTTGTGTTAAATCTAAAAGCTGGGACACCCTACACGCTATTGCTCCGGGTCAAACATAGCAAAGGCTACACCCCCGTATATAATTTCCATTTGCAAACGGAACTAAATTACGTCAAAAAGAAGCAGCGTAGCCGAATTGTCCACGCCTTTATGGAAGGTGCCATTATCGTACTACTGCTCTATATGGCATTGGCCTGGATGGTGTCGCGCTACCGCCCCTATATCTGGATCTTTCTATTCCTGCTGTCTATCGGTATGTATAGCGTAGCGCTGCAAAACTTCTTTGTCGATTTCTTCTTCTATAATAGGCCGCAACTGGGCTGGAGCACCGTATCGCTTTTTAGCCGCTTTGCAGCCATCAGCTTCTATCTGCTGACCATCGATTTTCTTCAGTTAAGAAAACTGCACACACGGTATTATAAAGTCGCGTGTTATATCATCGCTGCCATTGGCCTCACTGCACTGTTTACTTTCGTCAATAACTTTTATTTTGTCAATTATAAGCAGAGCAACTGGGTCAATATTACCCTGGGTATTATCCACATGCTTTATTTTTCCAACTTGTTTATTTCCCTCTGGAAAAAGATCGACTTGATGCAGCGTTTCCTGGCCTATGGAAGTGTATTTTTTGTTACGGGCATTACAGCGATGGTGTATTGTGCGCTTACGCTGCAGGAACAGGCCATACAATATGTATCCATGCTGACGCAGTTTTTTGCCCTGTGCATCACCATGCTGCTACTGATCGGAATACGCCTAAAATTACGTAAAAACGAACTGGACTACCATCGATCGACCGAATCCATTGTGCTGGAACGCACCACCGAACTTAAGAAAGCAAACAACGCGCTTTATGAACAGCAGATTCAACTGCTGCAAAAAAATCGGTATATCGAAACCTTGATCGACGAAGTCAATCATCGGGTCAAAAACAATTTGCAGCTGTTATATAGCCTCGGCAGTTTGTATAAAACAGGGGAAAACCATGGTGTGCAACACCACCGCGCCATTCAATCCATGCAAGACCGCATCCACGCCATGATGCTGGTGAACCAGCTGCTGGTCTACAATCAAAATAGCCAGCTAAAGTTAAAAGCCTTGGTGATTGAAACAGTCGATTACCTCAGGCAGATGCATGACCCCGAAAAAACAGTCAGCATCAACGTCGATATTGAACAAGACTGGTTTATTTCAACCAACACGTCAATCCCCTTAGCATTGATCATTACAGAGCTATTGACCAATAGCTATAAATACGCTTTTCCAAAAGGAAGTATTAGCGAGCCAGTCATTAGCCTGCGTATCGTCAAGCAGAGATTTGTGACAACCATGCACGTAGCAGATAATGGCGTGGGGGCAGCCGAAGCCGTTTTATCCACTTCTTTTGGAATAGGCCTGGTTAAAGACCTCACCAGACAGATCAAAGGGACAGTGACAATCCTGCAAGAGCGCGGATTTCAGTATATATTTGAATTTAACAACATGATATGA
- a CDS encoding response regulator transcription factor, with protein MSLKVLIVEDEMIIARFIEYQLHSLYTGLELHIALTVDEADQYMEQNSPDLVLCDIQLNDRLDGIELMEKYTAKKHFSLIFITSYQSKSSIDRAAALHPENYIIKPLGENRLYAGTHMVIQRLQQQKNKSQAVEKLKTLTPAELNILKLIALRHTTKYIAESLFLSPYTIKNTRHRICRKLDLNEENNALLSWAIEHQHLLKF; from the coding sequence ATGAGCCTTAAAGTATTAATTGTAGAAGATGAAATGATTATTGCCCGATTTATTGAATATCAGCTCCACTCCCTTTATACCGGTTTGGAACTGCATATTGCACTGACTGTCGACGAGGCAGATCAGTACATGGAGCAAAACTCACCCGATCTGGTACTCTGCGATATTCAGCTCAATGATCGATTGGATGGCATTGAGCTGATGGAGAAATATACAGCAAAGAAACATTTCAGTCTAATCTTTATCACTTCTTATCAATCCAAAAGTAGTATCGATCGCGCAGCAGCACTACATCCTGAGAATTACATCATTAAACCGCTGGGCGAAAACCGCCTCTATGCAGGCACGCACATGGTGATCCAGCGGCTACAGCAACAAAAGAATAAAAGTCAGGCCGTGGAAAAGCTGAAGACATTGACGCCGGCCGAGTTAAATATCCTGAAGCTGATTGCACTCCGCCATACCACCAAATATATCGCCGAATCATTATTCCTCAGTCCCTATACCATCAAAAATACAAGACACCGCATCTGCCGAAAACTGGATCTCAATGAAGAAAATAATGCCCTGTTATCTTGGGCTATCGAACATCAGCACCTGCTTAAATTTTGA
- a CDS encoding adenylyltransferase/cytidyltransferase family protein — MKIGITFGVFDLLHAGHIMMLEEAKRHCDYLIIGLNTDPSEVFPEKAKPTQTIVERYIQLEGCRYVDEIIPYETEQDLIDLIKALPIDMRIIGEEYRDKDFSGRKYCVEENIEIYYNKRTHRFSSEGLRRVVADKEAEKH; from the coding sequence ATGAAAATAGGAATTACTTTTGGCGTCTTTGATTTATTGCATGCCGGACATATCATGATGCTTGAAGAAGCAAAGAGACACTGCGATTATTTAATTATTGGTCTTAATACCGACCCATCAGAGGTATTTCCGGAGAAGGCCAAACCAACCCAAACCATTGTGGAGCGTTATATCCAATTGGAGGGATGTCGATATGTGGACGAAATCATTCCTTATGAGACTGAGCAAGATTTGATTGACCTTATTAAAGCTTTGCCGATCGATATGCGTATTATCGGGGAAGAATATCGCGACAAAGATTTCTCTGGCCGTAAGTACTGTGTGGAAGAAAATATTGAGATCTATTACAATAAGCGCACGCACCGTTTCTCCAGTGAGGGTTTACGCCGGGTTGTTGCAGATAAGGAAGCTGAGAAACACTAA
- a CDS encoding adenylyltransferase/cytidyltransferase family protein, producing MMITIPAKGMRIGITFSAFDLLHAGHIKMLEDAKRQCDYLICGLQTDPTLDRPEKNKPAQTVVERYIQLKGCKYVDQIVPYATEQDLEDILRSFNVDVRIVGDEYREKNFTGRAYCEEKGIELYFNSRDHRFSSSGLRRIVAQANSDNETVLKSI from the coding sequence ATGATGATAACAATCCCAGCCAAGGGAATGCGAATAGGTATTACCTTCAGTGCATTCGACCTACTCCATGCAGGGCATATCAAAATGCTCGAAGATGCCAAAAGACAATGTGATTATTTGATCTGCGGCTTGCAGACAGATCCGACGCTGGACCGACCTGAAAAGAATAAGCCAGCACAGACCGTAGTGGAGCGTTATATTCAGCTTAAAGGCTGTAAATATGTAGATCAGATTGTGCCTTACGCCACAGAGCAGGATTTAGAAGATATCCTTCGCTCGTTTAACGTTGATGTTCGAATCGTTGGGGATGAATACCGCGAGAAGAACTTTACGGGAAGAGCATATTGTGAGGAAAAAGGAATTGAACTTTATTTTAATAGTCGAGATCACCGCTTTTCCAGTTCTGGCTTACGTCGAATTGTAGCTCAAGCGAATTCGGACAATGAAACCGTATTGAAATCTATTTAA
- a CDS encoding 3'-5' exonuclease → MQGLSFTAIDFETATANQNSACAIGLVVVEQGIIVDEFYSLIQPPNNQYMWQTTRVHGIRPRDTAQAPTFKELFPRIYPLINNRIMVAHNELFDRGVLRKTMHYYNLPYEYLGLQEKWECTFKIYQGKGFKPARLNACCEVLGIELNHHEALSDARACAHLYIRHADIPSLA, encoded by the coding sequence ATGCAAGGATTAAGTTTTACCGCAATAGATTTTGAAACAGCCACAGCGAATCAGAATTCGGCCTGTGCCATTGGACTGGTCGTTGTTGAACAGGGAATTATTGTGGATGAATTTTATTCTTTAATACAGCCTCCTAATAATCAGTATATGTGGCAGACTACTCGTGTGCATGGTATTCGACCCAGGGATACCGCGCAAGCGCCTACTTTTAAAGAGCTCTTTCCACGTATTTATCCGCTTATCAATAATCGGATTATGGTAGCACATAACGAGTTGTTTGATCGAGGTGTGCTTCGCAAAACCATGCATTATTACAATTTGCCATACGAATACCTTGGTTTACAGGAAAAATGGGAATGTACCTTTAAAATTTACCAAGGAAAAGGTTTTAAGCCCGCTCGTTTAAATGCCTGCTGCGAGGTACTTGGAATTGAACTTAACCACCATGAGGCACTTTCTGATGCGCGTGCTTGTGCGCACTTGTATATTCGGCATGCCGATATTCCTTCTTTGGCATGA
- a CDS encoding glycosyltransferase family 4 protein, translated as MSKKVLHVLSVSFSIKYFIGNQFKYFKTKGVEFHVACSYSDELMQLSEEYGFKPFPIPVKRAIDPLQDIKSIYRLATYIKKEKFDIVITHSPKGGLIGGIASFFAGTPKRIYFRHGLVFETLTGIKQQLLILVEKLNSATSHYVVNVSPSIKRKSEKLGLNKPHKNIVLGKGTCNGVDVHRFTYRDGFKENDVRVVGFVGRISKDKGIAELIQAWKILKRANAKIKLLLVGPIDERDPIENDLLEYINQETSIDFAGEVSDVTYYYNKMDLFVLPSFREGFPTVTLEASASRLPVITSRATGCIDSIIENRTGKFVEINGVDIAQAIQSYLDNPSLMVEHGINGESFVKNHFSEEIVYPLIEKHVFD; from the coding sequence ATGAGTAAAAAAGTGCTACATGTTTTATCTGTCTCATTTTCGATAAAATATTTTATAGGAAATCAATTTAAATATTTCAAAACCAAAGGAGTAGAGTTTCATGTGGCTTGTTCTTATTCTGATGAGCTAATGCAGCTTTCTGAAGAATATGGTTTTAAGCCGTTTCCCATTCCCGTCAAAAGAGCGATTGATCCACTTCAGGATATTAAATCCATTTACAGGCTTGCCACGTATATAAAAAAGGAGAAATTCGATATTGTGATCACCCATAGTCCTAAAGGTGGCTTAATAGGCGGTATTGCTTCGTTTTTTGCGGGTACCCCAAAGAGAATATATTTTAGACATGGATTGGTGTTTGAAACTTTAACTGGTATAAAACAACAGCTTCTAATTTTGGTTGAAAAACTCAACAGTGCAACCTCACATTATGTTGTAAATGTAAGTCCATCTATTAAACGTAAATCGGAGAAGCTCGGATTGAACAAGCCGCATAAAAATATTGTTCTGGGTAAAGGGACTTGTAATGGAGTGGATGTGCATCGCTTTACATATAGAGATGGCTTTAAGGAAAATGATGTACGGGTTGTAGGATTTGTTGGACGAATAAGTAAAGATAAAGGCATTGCTGAGCTAATTCAAGCATGGAAGATCCTAAAGAGAGCTAATGCTAAAATCAAGTTATTACTCGTAGGACCTATTGATGAGCGTGATCCGATCGAAAATGATCTTTTAGAGTATATTAATCAAGAGACTTCAATTGATTTCGCTGGTGAGGTATCAGATGTCACTTACTATTACAATAAGATGGATTTATTTGTCTTACCCTCGTTTCGAGAAGGTTTTCCAACCGTGACATTAGAGGCATCTGCATCCCGTTTGCCCGTGATAACGAGCCGTGCGACCGGATGTATAGATTCTATTATAGAAAACAGGACCGGCAAGTTCGTTGAGATCAATGGAGTTGATATAGCGCAGGCCATCCAATCTTATTTAGATAACCCTTCTTTAATGGTGGAACATGGAATAAATGGAGAGAGCTTTGTTAAAAATCATTTCTCAGAAGAGATCGTTTATCCGTTGATTGAAAAACATGTTTTTGATTAA
- a CDS encoding glycosyltransferase, whose translation MRVLHIINSLHTGGAEKLILSTLPLLKQEGVDVDLLLLNGEETPFLLKLRQENDINIMSLGTSLYNPFNIFKLFPYLKKYELIHVHLFPAMYYVAFAKLITRSKTTLIFTEHNTSNRRLEKAFYIPLERIVYAMYKRVVCITESVKKVLKSKIDPGDDKYKVILNGVEVSSINEVIPHSRASFGFNENEKLICMVAGFRIQKDQDTVVRSLKLLPHHYKLIFIGDGERLPQVKQLTESLDLEDRVKFLGIRTDAYSLIKMCDISVLSSHWEGFGLAAAESMACGIPTIASDVDGLAQVVSDGGLLFEKGNEIDLMNKILALEEYSYYVSIQKRCLESSKKFDVSNTVHQLQTLYRSLINE comes from the coding sequence TTGAGAGTACTACATATTATAAATAGTCTTCATACAGGGGGCGCCGAAAAATTGATTCTTTCCACATTACCTCTTCTAAAACAAGAGGGGGTAGATGTTGATCTTCTATTACTCAATGGAGAAGAAACTCCTTTTTTATTAAAGTTGCGGCAGGAGAATGATATTAATATTATGTCTTTAGGAACGTCGTTGTATAATCCTTTTAATATATTTAAGTTGTTCCCCTATCTGAAAAAGTATGAATTAATTCATGTTCATCTTTTCCCAGCAATGTATTATGTAGCCTTTGCAAAACTTATAACAAGAAGTAAAACAACATTAATATTTACTGAACATAATACGTCTAATAGGCGTTTGGAAAAGGCTTTTTATATTCCTTTAGAACGTATTGTATATGCTATGTACAAGCGTGTTGTTTGTATTACGGAGAGTGTTAAGAAGGTTTTAAAATCAAAAATTGACCCCGGTGATGATAAATATAAAGTCATATTGAACGGTGTGGAAGTATCCAGTATTAATGAGGTGATACCGCATTCGAGAGCGTCTTTTGGATTCAACGAAAACGAAAAGCTAATTTGTATGGTTGCAGGATTTCGTATTCAGAAAGATCAGGATACGGTTGTGCGCTCATTAAAGTTACTTCCTCATCACTATAAATTAATATTCATAGGAGATGGAGAACGTCTTCCTCAGGTAAAGCAATTGACCGAATCTTTAGATCTAGAAGATCGAGTGAAATTCTTGGGCATACGTACAGATGCATATTCACTGATCAAGATGTGTGATATTTCGGTGCTAAGTTCGCATTGGGAGGGCTTTGGTTTAGCAGCGGCCGAGTCAATGGCATGCGGAATACCCACAATTGCTTCAGATGTTGATGGTTTAGCACAAGTCGTATCGGATGGTGGATTACTTTTTGAAAAGGGAAATGAGATAGATCTTATGAATAAAATTTTAGCTTTAGAAGAGTACAGCTATTATGTCAGTATTCAAAAGAGATGTCTGGAAAGCTCCAAAAAATTTGATGTATCAAATACAGTTCACCAATTGCAAACGCTTTATAGAAGTTTGATAAATGAGTAA
- a CDS encoding glycosyltransferase family 2 protein — protein sequence MLLSIITPTYNRGYCLGGIYQSLKEFEFADFEWIIVDDGSSDDTASIVQVWLEEMKINLRYITQENSGKTNAVIRAFAEKPIGKYSLILDSDDVLVPGAFDLVKEHVSILDEGEIGLAFLKSTRSGELIGSTFKKNTSNYIDMYFGRYRCFGDKLFVIKTDIYHSSLVASYPGEKLIPEGVIYMNMQKFGKFKCINKIIYAGEYLNDGLSADTIRLAAKNINGFILEKQMLQRQPLDLFSKVKNEIKYIVYSVAGRRNLSCLLQNSHHKFLTTVLFFPSLIIGLKYIYKIRRFSRSDKMK from the coding sequence ATGTTGCTATCTATTATTACTCCAACATACAATAGAGGTTATTGCCTTGGTGGTATTTATCAGTCATTGAAGGAATTTGAATTCGCAGATTTCGAGTGGATCATTGTAGATGATGGCTCTAGCGATGACACAGCTTCTATCGTGCAAGTCTGGTTAGAGGAAATGAAGATTAACTTGAGATATATAACTCAAGAAAATTCCGGTAAGACAAATGCAGTAATACGAGCATTTGCAGAAAAACCAATTGGGAAGTATTCATTGATTTTGGATTCGGACGATGTATTAGTTCCTGGTGCATTTGATTTGGTTAAAGAGCATGTTTCTATTTTGGATGAGGGAGAGATCGGGCTTGCATTTCTTAAATCAACAAGGTCTGGAGAGCTTATTGGTTCAACATTTAAAAAGAATACATCTAATTATATAGATATGTATTTTGGTAGATACAGGTGTTTTGGAGATAAACTATTCGTAATAAAAACTGATATATATCATAGTAGCTTAGTGGCTTCATATCCTGGTGAAAAGCTCATTCCAGAGGGGGTAATTTATATGAATATGCAAAAATTTGGAAAGTTTAAATGTATAAATAAAATCATATATGCTGGAGAATATTTAAATGATGGTCTATCTGCCGATACCATTCGACTAGCAGCAAAAAACATCAATGGATTTATTCTTGAAAAACAAATGCTCCAACGTCAGCCATTGGATTTGTTTTCGAAAGTTAAGAACGAGATCAAATATATCGTCTATTCAGTAGCTGGAAGGAGAAACCTGTCCTGCCTATTGCAAAACTCACATCATAAATTCTTAACTACTGTCCTTTTCTTCCCTAGTTTAATAATTGGTTTGAAATATATCTATAAAATTAGGCGATTTTCTAGAAGTGACAAGATGAAATGA
- a CDS encoding glycosyltransferase family 2 protein translates to MIDILLATYNGEQFIENQLLSIIGQTYKNWRLVIHDDGSSDQTIGILKKYQSIDERICLVEDGVTCHSAAKNFLHLLTYSKAEYIIFCDQDDIWFESKLQTLFEAIADRNSPAAVYCNAFAYNGVYITKDKVSLFERDCLANSLFLNSGVQGCSLMFNRALLNELSDFPEFIVMHDHYITMGAICFGEIKYVDHSLMLYRQHFKNVTGNVATSFKQRIFNFFNYANPILDRDHYEANKSFFEKFKDKFTPEQTSIFKAYIKFPSLNFFEKIYYIFKHNFRIGNNKSVLLLKLFF, encoded by the coding sequence ATGATTGATATTTTACTTGCTACTTATAATGGGGAACAATTTATCGAAAATCAACTTCTTTCGATTATTGGGCAGACCTATAAAAATTGGAGACTAGTTATTCATGACGATGGATCCAGCGATCAGACAATAGGCATATTAAAAAAATATCAATCTATTGATGAGCGGATATGCCTCGTTGAGGATGGTGTAACATGCCATTCCGCGGCAAAAAATTTTTTACATCTATTAACATATTCAAAAGCCGAATATATTATTTTCTGTGACCAGGATGATATCTGGTTTGAATCAAAATTGCAGACTTTATTTGAGGCAATTGCAGATCGTAATTCACCTGCCGCTGTATATTGCAATGCGTTTGCTTACAATGGTGTATATATTACTAAAGACAAAGTGAGTCTTTTTGAACGAGATTGTCTAGCAAATAGTCTTTTTTTAAATAGTGGGGTACAAGGCTGCTCATTGATGTTTAATCGAGCTCTTCTGAATGAACTTTCCGATTTTCCTGAATTTATCGTCATGCACGATCACTACATCACTATGGGGGCAATCTGTTTTGGGGAAATTAAATATGTTGATCATTCTCTTATGCTATATCGCCAACATTTTAAAAATGTGACGGGTAATGTAGCAACATCTTTTAAACAACGTATTTTTAATTTTTTCAATTATGCTAATCCTATTTTGGATCGTGATCATTATGAAGCGAACAAATCTTTTTTTGAAAAATTTAAAGATAAGTTTACACCTGAGCAAACCAGCATATTCAAGGCATACATTAAGTTTCCATCGTTAAATTTCTTCGAAAAGATATATTATATTTTTAAACATAATTTTCGAATTGGCAACAATAAATCAGTTCTGTTATTAAAGCTTTTTTTTTAA